The Moorella glycerini genomic interval AGGTTGGGTTATAATTGGATTATAACTTAAATACAACTACAGATTTAGATGGTATATCAATAATAATTGTTAATTATAATACAAAGCATCTCTTAAAAGATATTATAACATCGATTTATGATTCTTGTATTTATATAAAACATGAAATTATCATTGTTGATAACGCTTCCTCTGATGGAAGTAACCAACTTATTAAACAAAGCTTTCCTGGTATAAAGTTAATTGAAAATCAAGTTAACATGGGATACGCAGCCGCAGTTAATATAGGTGTTCTAAATGCACAGTATGAGGCAATATTAGTCGCGAATTCTGATATTAAATTTAGGTTGAATACCATAGATAAAATGTTCGAATACCTCAAGGCAAATCCATGCGCTGGAATTATTGGGGCTCAACTCACAAATCCAGATGGGACCTGGCAGCGAAGCTATAGTTTTTTCCCTACTTGCTTTAATGCCCTCAGGGAGCTGTTTTATATTATTAATATCCTTTTAAGAATAGAAAAGGTAATGTGGACGTTGGGACTACGGCGCCCCCGTAGAGTGGATTATCTCGATGGAGCATGTTTTATGATGAGAAAACATCAGTTTTTGGATATAGGCGGATTCGATGAAATTTTTTTCTTTTATGCAGAAGACGCAGACTTATGTCTTCGATTAAAGAAAGAGGGGTATGAAAGGATTCTTTTAAGGGATGCCATTGCCGTTCATTATAGAGGAGCAAGTTCTTCAATATGTAAACCTGAACACTATTCAGGAATGCAAGCGAAAAGTAAT includes:
- a CDS encoding glycosyltransferase family 2 protein, translated to MDYNLNTTTDLDGISIIIVNYNTKHLLKDIITSIYDSCIYIKHEIIIVDNASSDGSNQLIKQSFPGIKLIENQVNMGYAAAVNIGVLNAQYEAILVANSDIKFRLNTIDKMFEYLKANPCAGIIGAQLTNPDGTWQRSYSFFPTCFNALRELFYIINILLRIEKVMWTLGLRRPRRVDYLDGACFMMRKHQFLDIGGFDEIFFFYAEDADLCLRLKKEGYERILLRDAIAVHYRGASSSICKPEHYSGMQAKSNCKFVEKHFGIRKAQLYALLKSTHFFITYSMISALNMFIPLSKKKDIYRTLWQSYASKIFGHRHIGA